Part of the Quercus robur chromosome 5, dhQueRobu3.1, whole genome shotgun sequence genome, CTGCTATCTGTGTTTCTGATTGCAACAAGGCCTGTACAAATGTCAAATTCATCATATGTCATCCCCATAAACTCAACCTGTGGTTCGGATGAATTAACAATTACTTTTCTGAAATATTAGTATCAGTTAGACTGCAGTGCAAAAAGTGCCATGTATAATGTGTATAACTTACTTTTAAAGGTTTCACAAACACCACATggcattttgaattcaaaaattcAACTTCCCAGATTATAATACCTCTCCTGAATGAAGTAACCATAACAAAGATGCAGTTTCTCTAGAGTGTGTCTTGGAACCCACACTTTTTATGTCCTATAGAGTAGGGCTAAAGAATATTTAAAAGAGAATGTTCAAGCAAACAGTAATTATTATCCTACAACCAAGTATTTATACCTTCAATCTTTCAACTTCAGCTGTCAACGACTCAACCCTTTGTGTATCTTGTATTATAACAGGAGTCTCCTTGATGACAGGAGGTGCTTCTTCAATAGCTTTTCTGGCTGCCTCTCGTTCTTTAATGATCATGGAGCTTGCTTCTTCTACTTGTACTTGCATTGCATGCAATTCTTCTTGTAGCTTGGCAGTTTCGCGTGCTTTTGCCTCCTCAAGATCAGTCTGTATTGACAGCAAACAAAGTAAACTCAGATTCATCCTCAACTCTGAattagaagaataaaaatatatattttaatagatggAAAAATAAGAATCCCTACCCTTAATCGCTTTTCTAATTGCAGGCGCCATGTAAGTTCTTCCACACGCTTCTCTAATTTGTCTTTTGCTTCTTTAAGTGCCCCAGTTTCCCTTGCGGCCTATATTAATTTATAGGAAATGTCAGCACTTGCTATAATTCCTTATACATAACAACCACGTCATAAACTTTCATCAAGTTGAACAAAAATGaaagatacaaaaaatattttaaaaagaattttaaaccATTTTGAGCATTCTGAGCTCTCTTCTAGCAACTCGGCATCTCCAGCCACACTGAGAAACAATAGCTGCCTTCTGAAGACTCTTATAATAAGAATAAGCTTGGTGGCAGCGCCAATTTGCCTGTAAACCACAGATATATAAGAATCTAGaagcaaattttgaattttccataCTTCATAAGTCAGAGAATTGGCGTTTGAAAATGCTCAAGGGAAACCAATATAAAAATCTTATCTTGAGTGGTAAATTGCATTAACACccatataacaataataatatgtaTACCTAAAAGATCATATCACTGAACAATGATGATACCTGAATAATGATGGCAGCTTTAGTTTTCTTCCGTAATCTGAATTCATTGCGTGCTGTCATTGATCTTAAGCCTGTCTGCAATTTGATTGCCGATGAAAGTACCATTTGGTGGGATTTCCTGGCACTGTATCGCCTGAAATTCTTCTGAATCTTCAGGGCTGCAGCTTCCCGTCTCAACTGCTGATACTGTTTACGAGCcattttaccttaaaaaaagcGAGAAAAGGACAGAAGAGTTCAGTCCAAGTGATTTGGTTAGTGACCAATATGATTATTTGATTGAGCTCTGAAAAACACCCAATTTTCAGAAACTGCCTTCTCAAACATTTTGCCTTTCTTTCTGATTTGGATCTTATTTATATGGAAAGAAATCACATATCTCACTATTATATCGACATGCATGACAGATTGTCAAACGTTTTCATCAGTCTCTCATAATTCCAGCAATGGCAACACTTCTCATGCCATGAGATAAAAATCTGAATTTAGCTAGCAACATTAACACATTCTTTTCAACTCTTCCTGCTTTTACCAAAATCACATATGTTGCAAATCTCATGCATTTTAATATGTTCTCAAGTGTCATACATTCTGtaatagaaaacaaaataaaataaaaattgagcaTGACATTTCCTTATTTCCTACTGACAAAGTGCAGAGATTTGAAGACAATAGAAAACAATACCTCGCCAATGGGATTGCGTCTGAATAGCAGCTTTGTGCAATGAGATGAACTCTTTACGGGCAATGTACGTACGAATTTGCCGTTGGATAGTTCTAGCAGCATTTCCAAGTACCTCTGCTCTTCTAGCATCCAACTCAGCCATCTGACCCGCTCTGAGGAAAACCTTTGCTTTGCCTATCTGCCAGTTCACATTGCAgtgaataattattatatacagGGACAAAGAAAATGCATATAGTATCCTGAAAAGGAAATAGAATCAAGTCAAACAACCATAAAAGCAGCTTGGTCAGGGATGAGAAGTTGAACATAAAAACTTGAATCACCTGATATCCTTTCAATCCCTTCTTATCAAGAATCATTTGGCAAGCCATTTTATCATCATAACTGAAAAGAAATGGAGAAAGCACCATTAAGTAACGTTTGAGAGCTATATCAACTTAAGTGGTAAGTACTACAAAAAGCAAGttcacaaaagaaaagaaaaaatccaaaattctGTGTAAAAAGATTAATTATTACATACTTTCCTTCCAGAACTTCTGGAGCCAGAACACCAAAACGATTAAGAAACTCATAAAATGTGCGTCTGGTAGGATATCCAGCACAACTTATCCTGATGGCCTCAAGAACACCCtagatgacaaaaaaaattcagatcatatgaaaacaaaagtatacaagttttggtgaggaaaaaaaaaacaaaggtatGTTTTGACAAAATCATACTCACACCACAGCGTAATTGTTGAATGATATTAGAATTCTCAAAAATAGCAGGTTTCAGGACATTATTTGGCTTCACACATCTGATGTAATGAGGTTCTGTGGCACTCAAGGTCTCCATCAACGATTGAAGTTGTAGCTGCCAATTACCATAATTGATTCATTAAATCATTTCTCATATTCTGTAATCaaaattataagaaatattCATATTGAACATTGGTAAAATTGTCAAACACAGAGCATATTAGTCCACAAAAAAACAATGAACCTTGTAAAATCACCATATATACCATTACTAACAGTATCAAAATACCACTGAAGAgctattgaaaaaagaaaaagcttgaCCTTTAGGtctgttaaattaccgattgtcataaaagtttaagctattggaatataataaatttaatcatttaacacTCCCCCTTACGTGTGGGCCAAAACTACCTTTATTATAGGCAAGGCCCAACACGTGGGAATTTAAATAGAAGGTTGAGTGGAGAAACTAAGATCGAACTCAGGACCTCttactttgataccatgttaaattaccaattgtctcaaaagtttaaactattgggatatggtaaatttaatcatttaaccacatattTCTAACAAGGTCTTCTAAAGTAAATTGCAAGCATGTGATGGGCAAAAGAAGACCACGGTATGTCAGCCAACTTGAGGCATAAAAACATAAGACTGACCACAAAGAAATTGAGGGGATTTGGCAAGGAAGATATATATATGGCAATTATTAAAGTGAAATGCAGATGGAAAAGAGGTCATTGACATCATGGCATACAACAGTTAAACAAATAATTAGGATGGTTGACAACACTCACCTACACACCCATCATATGTTATTGTTAACCCCATCCAAACaagagaaattgaaaaagataTGCATGCACTCACCTTGAAGCGTGCTCCAATGGAGGAAAATTTGGATGACTTTGATGATTCTTCTGGAAGTGGGGGAAATAGACCCACCACAAAAGAACACTTTGAGGCCGTCAATAAAGCTTGATGTTCTGCCACCACATAATCTTTGTTCTTGTCCAGGAACTGATCAGCTTGATAAGTTACCTTTAAAATTGAGAAGATTTCAGAAGCTAGAGAAAATGCCCAAAACCTTCCCAAGGCAAACAGCTAAtgtaacaaaacaaaattgtttaCCTCCCCTGCATAGTGTGATATGGTAAAATTTGTGCGAGAAAGCTTTGGTTTGATAAAGCGCTGGTGATTCTTAAATGTCTGGTACAACTTCTGTGCAAATGTTTCGTGTGTTGATTTAGGAAACATACTGCATTCAAGAATCAGATAAATATCAGTAGCAGAGCAGAACAAGAAACTACCACATGTAACAGAATGCAGAGACCAGCCAAATGGAAGAAATGGAATGTAAATATCAGTTAATTATGATCAAGATTGAATCTAGAATTAAACCACATAAAACAAGAGCAGCATATTACCAGGCCTCATCAAGCAGCGCAATAATTCCTCCAGGTTTCTGTAAAAGATCAAATTActcatttattagataaatGATATACGGTATAATATGGTTATGATATGCACTCAAATATCAATcgacaacattttttttattataactaAATACCAAATCACAACATAAATCTATTAATCTAACTACTAAAACAAAAGTCCTTTAAAACAGCCTCAAAATGAGAAACACAAAATTCTAAGTTAAAATATTGTGTAACAGCTAAAAACCTTTTCAATCAGATCAAGCACATCTTGGTTATCGACAAATTCAATGTAGCTCCAATCTATCTCTTCTTTGGTATATTCTTCCTGCTCCATTTTAAACACATGCTGCAAGAGCACAATTAAACATAACCAAAATCAGCCTATAAGCTATCTCAATAATTAGGACCCAAAACAACTGGTATTGATTAATAACCTGACCTGATTGAAATGCTGTTGCAGTTTTTCATTTGTGAAATTGATGCAGAACTGCTCAAAACTGTTTTATAAGAAGATGTCAGGACAAAACTAATGAAATATTGTTTGTAGTTGTGCACTgttctttgtctttcttttcttttgcttcttgttgTAGTTGTTAGGGTGGAGGGAAGGGGCACAATGTCATTGGAGCCCAAACTTCATaactttttgtaaaattatataaaaacgCATGTGATGCATAGTGTCCGTTCTCTGCCTCTAAAGAAATGAAATTTATCTTGCTCCAGTGAAATCAAAAGATTGTAATAGCATACCTATTGCACTTAAAACTTTCAAAACCATAGATATCAAGGACTCCAATTATTGACTTTGAGTTTGGATCCTGTCCAATagaaatgttaattttttccACAAGCCTGTCAAAACAAGTGGtaaatcaaaatattatcaaacatatacaaaaataaGAAGACTATAATACAAACCAGGGAGAAAATAAAAGGTCCAATGAGCCCCTTACCAGTCAAACAAGCGAGAATATAGTGTCTTGGCTAATGCATCTCTGCTAGCAATTGCATTTTCAGGGTCAAGAGTTCTTGTAATAATTTCTTCAGGTGTCACCATTACACGTTTAATTAGAGCATCTTCCAAGCTCTGGGCATCACACCTGTAAAATGATTATGATTAACAGTGAAACATGACACTATTAAATAGATTTCAAAACAAGATTCAGAGATGCACTTCTAATGTGAACAAGTAAAAGAAACACACCTAAGAAGTTCTGCAGTCGTATTAAGATGGAATCTAGACTTTTCATCCTTAATGACTGAGGAATCTATTTCCTTCCCTTTGGCAAAATTAATATTACCAAGGTGAAGAATTGCAGCTACAACCCTGAATATTGCCTCCTGAAAAGAATTATATAATGATGAGAAATCTGGTTGAACCTTCATAAAGAACATGCATCGTCTAAAGTTGCAGAAAGGCAACCTGTTCTTCCTCATTCATTCCAACTATTTCCATAGCCCTTCTGGTTGTAAGATATTCATGAGCATCATTTACACCATCCAGCTCATagcaatttgattgatttaaatAATGGAAAGTTTTTGGACTCCCCAACTTATATTTCTCAATGTCCTAcaaatatttgaaaacaaaaggtaaaaataaaaattttgaaatggaactTATACTTACAGATAACACTAACAATAGTTGAACTTGCTTGatttaaaagataaatataGAGAAACAAATTGACAAGCAGAATAGTGTAAAATACCTCAGGTGGTGCAGCACAAAGGAGGTAAAAGCAATGGTAATTTCTTTCAGGAACAGAAATCTGGCAAACACGAGACCTTTCGAGCAGATACGTTCTAATTGCTGCCCCAGATATCCTCCCATTCTTGTCGAATTGGATTTCAACAAATTTACCAAAACGACTACATAGTAATGTCACAATGACATGAAACAGACATTATAATGAGAACTTCAAAAAGAGATATCTCAAAATAAGCATGGTTAAGAAATATATGCAGTCTGTATaatcaaaatgaagaagaaatgaaactataaagtataaaatgaATTTCCATATGATTAATACACACCTTGAGTTGTTGTTCCGAACTGTTTTGGCATTACCAAAGGCCTCAAGAACTGGGTTGGActgtaatattaaaaaaaaaaaaaattaaatcaatgaGGATATAAACCTTGTTTTAACTTGATTCTTGAGATAATATGTCGAGTATATGCTCATATAGGGAACTTTGAAATCCAGAAATAGAAtgtaactaataataacttcaTCATACATTCATACCTCCAGAACTTGCTGTTCAACTGTTCGTCCTTCTACTCCAGATCGCCCACCTAAGTGTGCAAGATATCTCATGAGCATCTTTGTTGTCTCAGTTTTACCAGCACCACTTTCTCCACTAACCAAAATTGAATTGCTTTTTCCTTCATTAATCATTGCCCTATTATCTTAAACAGCATGTCAAATAAGAAACTACCCCACAGGTAAACAAAAAAGTAGTGACATCCAGAAGGTGAATTTAAATTAACCTGTATGCAACATCTGCAACTGCAAAGACATGAGGACTCAGCTCCCCAAGAGCAGCTCCTTTGTATTGTTCCATCATGTGTGTGTCATATAGATGAGGCAATCGTTGAAATGGATTAATTGCTATCAGGATATTTCCTGTGTATGTCTGAGAAAGGTAATTTCAAGTATtacatcaaaaaattatttctaaacaATTGCTTCAGCATATTAACATGTCCCAAGGAAAGATAAAAAGTAACATAGCTCACATAGATTTCATTAAGTTCATATCTAGTGACCAAGTTTTGCAGAACTCCAGGTTCGTGCAAATAGGAAAGCTTTGTCATGTCATCTACCCCTCCAGGAGGAGCTTCAGTATCCTTTGGAAACACTTTTGATATACTTGTAATGACCTGCACCAGTCATCAACTTGATTAGAACCAGATTTACATGCAAGAGAAACACAGAAAAACTTTAGGTGCTGATTACCTAAAAGTTGCACTTTCTTTTAGAGAAATTGACTGAACTATAGATAAATTAAAGATACATGGGAGAATTATATACTAATACATTCAATTTCTTACTACTGAACAGAGAGGCTAGGTCTATTTGGACAAACCATTAGCATTAGTTCAAGAAGAGTCTTTGGTATAAATAGGAGTTCTTCTATGTTTGGCTTAGgaacaaatttattgtatttatgAAAATGCAGGAGTTATTCTCATGTTTGTTGTAGAACACTAAGAAAAAGTCCTAGAAGCTGGGTAGCAAATGCAACTTAATAAAACAGTCTTATTAGAATAGAGATCTTCATTTAGTATTGTACAAAATGTTATATGATATGGCAAAACTTGCAACATGTTctgttatcaattttttattgtgttgttacCATCACTTTATTTTACAAGTCTTTGATAGGAAGATGGCAAGCTAATATGAACTGACTCTTCACATGATTGTGCAGCTCTGATCACCATATCAATAGGGTTTTTCCCCCTTTAGATTGTTGTCTGCAGTGACACTCTAATGACATTGTCTGCAGTGATTCTGTGACAACGATCACAATCCACTGCCACGACCGATGAAGCTATTGCTTCTCTTCGAGCTACTTTAGATCATCATAGTAAAGACATCCGAGAGATTCAAAAGATATGAGAAATCCATACCAGAACCTTGAACAAGACGAATCAACATCCCACAGCTATTTTGCAGAAGCTGAGTTCTGATGATGAACCCAGGGCACGATCATCTCAAGAAAATTCACCCCAATTCGAAGTTCTTCGGCATTATCTCTTGTGAAACCTGTTAAGCTTGATTTCCCACGCTTTTCAGGTGAAGACCCTGCCAGCTAGGTGTATAAAGCCAAGCAATATTTTGGGTATTACCAAACCCCAAATGCAGAGAGAATGATGATTGCCTCCTTTCATATGGATCAAGAAGCCCTGATCTGGTTCCAAGAAGCAGAAGAGGCTGGTGTGTTTTCTGATTGGGAGTCATTGGTGCAAGCACTACACGTGAGGTTTGGTTCTACAGCTTATGATGATCCTTTGGAGGTGCTAACAAGGCTAAGGCAGATGTCAACAGTTGCTCTGTATAAGGCAAAGTTCGAAGCTGTGTCTAATAGGATCAAAGGCCTTTCTCCATTACACAAGATGAGTTGCTTTTTAAGTGGCTTAAAGGATGAGATAAGGCTACCAGTAAGGATGCTTAACCCTCAATCCTTGAATGCAACCTTTGGATTGGCCAAGATCCATGAGGAATATGTGCTAAGTGTTAGAAATCAACACTAACTCTCTTGTTTCTAGAAACTTCTAGAAACTCCTAGAATATCTCACACATTCTCTAGAACCTTCTCATGCATTCCGGGTT contains:
- the LOC126725004 gene encoding myosin-17-like isoform X4 yields the protein MASLVNIVVGSHVWVEDPVLAWLDGEVTRINGQEVHVKTTNGKTVITSISKVFPKDTEAPPGGVDDMTKLSYLHEPGVLQNLVTRYELNEIYTYTGNILIAINPFQRLPHLYDTHMMEQYKGAALGELSPHVFAVADVAYRAMINEGKSNSILVSGESGAGKTETTKMLMRYLAHLGGRSGVEGRTVEQQVLESNPVLEAFGNAKTVRNNNSSRFGKFVEIQFDKNGRISGAAIRTYLLERSRVCQISVPERNYHCFYLLCAAPPEDIEKYKLGSPKTFHYLNQSNCYELDGVNDAHEYLTTRRAMEIVGMNEEEQEAIFRVVAAILHLGNINFAKGKEIDSSVIKDEKSRFHLNTTAELLRCDAQSLEDALIKRVMVTPEEIITRTLDPENAIASRDALAKTLYSRLFDWLVEKINISIGQDPNSKSIIGVLDIYGFESFKCNSFEQFCINFTNEKLQQHFNQHVFKMEQEEYTKEEIDWSYIEFVDNQDVLDLIEKKPGGIIALLDEACMFPKSTHETFAQKLYQTFKNHQRFIKPKLSRTNFTISHYAGEVTYQADQFLDKNKDYVVAEHQALLTASKCSFVVGLFPPLPEESSKSSKFSSIGARFKLQLQSLMETLSATEPHYIRCVKPNNVLKPAIFENSNIIQQLRCGGVLEAIRISCAGYPTRRTFYEFLNRFGVLAPEVLEGNYDDKMACQMILDKKGLKGYQIGKAKVFLRAGQMAELDARRAEVLGNAARTIQRQIRTYIARKEFISLHKAAIQTQSHWRGKMARKQYQQLRREAAALKIQKNFRRYSARKSHQMVLSSAIKLQTGLRSMTARNEFRLRKKTKAAIIIQANWRCHQAYSYYKSLQKAAIVSQCGWRCRVARRELRMLKMAARETGALKEAKDKLEKRVEELTWRLQLEKRLRTDLEEAKARETAKLQEELHAMQVQVEEASSMIIKEREAARKAIEEAPPVIKETPVIIQDTQRVESLTAEVERLKALLQSETQIAEETKQAYAVEQAKNGELNRKLEDAEKKVDQLQDSVQRLEEKLTNLQSENQVMRQQALPISPKGKVLSARPKTTIIQRTPENGNVQNGEIRKPSDSIVTVPNSREATEVEEKPQKSLNEKQQENQDLLIKCISQDLGFSGGKPVSACLIYKCLLQWRSFEVERTNIFDRIIQTVGLALEVQDNNDVLAYWLSNSSTLLLLLQRTLKATGAANLTPQRRRSASTSLFGRMSQGFRASPQSAGFSFLSSRILGGLDELRQVEAKYPALLFKQQLTAFLEKIYGMIRDNLKKEISPLLGFCIQAPRTSRASLVKGRAQANAAAQQALIAHWQSIVKCVDNYLKIMRANHVPPFLVCKLFTQIFSFINVQLFNSLLLRRECCSFSNGEYLKAGLAELEQWCHDATEEVWLGMR
- the LOC126725004 gene encoding myosin-17-like isoform X5, with translation MASLVNIVVGSHVWVEDPVLAWLDGEVTRINGQEVHVKTTNGKTVITSISKVFPKDTEAPPGGVDDMTKLSYLHEPGVLQNLVTRYELNEIYTYTGNILIAINPFQRLPHLYDTHMMEQYKGAALGELSPHVFAVADVAYRAMINEGKSNSILVSGESGAGKTETTKMLMRYLAHLGGRSGVEGRTVEQQVLESNPVLEAFGNAKTVRNNNSSRFGKFVEIQFDKNGRISGAAIRTYLLERSRVCQISVPERNYHCFYLLCAAPPEDIEKYKLGSPKTFHYLNQSNCYELDGVNDAHEYLTTRRAMEIVGMNEEEQEAIFRVVAAILHLGNINFAKGKEIDSSVIKDEKSRFHLNTTAELLRCDAQSLEDALIKRVMVTPEEIITRTLDPENAIASRDALAKTLYSRLFDWLVEKINISIGQDPNSKSIIGVLDIYGFESFKCNSFEQFCINFTNEKLQQHFNQHVFKMEQEEYTKEEIDWSYIEFVDNQDVLDLIEKKPGGIIALLDEACMFPKSTHETFAQKLYQTFKNHQRFIKPKLSRTNFTISHYAGEVTYQADQFLDKNKDYVVAEHQALLTASKCSFVVGLFPPLPEESSKSSKFSSIGARFKLQLQSLMETLSATEPHYIRCVKPNNVLKPAIFENSNIIQQLRCGGVLEAIRISCAGYPTRRTFYEFLNRFGVLAPEVLEGNYDDKMACQMILDKKGLKGYQIGKAKVFLRAGQMAELDARRAEVLGNAARTIQRQIRTYIARKEFISLHKAAIQTQSHWRGKMARKQYQQLRREAAALKIQKNFRRYSARKSHQMVLSSAIKLQTGLRSMTARNEFRLRKKTKAAIIIQANWRCHQAYSYYKSLQKAAIVSQCGWRCRVARRELRMLKMAARETGALKEAKDKLEKRVEELTWRLQLEKRLRTDLEEAKARETAKLQEELHAMQVQVEEASSMIIKEREAARKAIEEAPPVIKETPVIIQDTQRVESLTAEVERLKALLQSETQIAEETKQAYAVEQAKNGELNRKLEDAEKKVDQLQDSVQRLEEKLTNLQSENQVMRQQALPISPKGKVLSARPKTTIIQRTPENGNVQNGEIRKPSDSIVTVPNSREATEVEEKPQKSLNEKQQENQDLLIKCISQDLGFSGGKPVSACLIYKCLLQWRSFEVERTNIFDRIIQTVGLALEVQDNNDVLAYWLSNSSTLLLLLQRTLKATGAANLTPQRRRSASTSLFGRMSQGFRASPQSAGFSFLSSRILGGLDELRQVEAKYPALLFKQQLTAFLEKIYGMIRDNLKKEISPLLGFCIQAPRTSRASLVKGRAQANAAAQQALIAHWQSIVKCVDNYLKIMRANHVSGASKYNVMGSLCLLFTWLTLFNIVTIHS
- the LOC126725004 gene encoding myosin-17-like isoform X1, giving the protein MASLVNIVVGSHVWVEDPVLAWLDGEVTRINGQEVHVKTTNGKTVITSISKVFPKDTEAPPGGVDDMTKLSYLHEPGVLQNLVTRYELNEIYTYTGNILIAINPFQRLPHLYDTHMMEQYKGAALGELSPHVFAVADVAYRAMINEGKSNSILVSGESGAGKTETTKMLMRYLAHLGGRSGVEGRTVEQQVLESNPVLEAFGNAKTVRNNNSSRFGKFVEIQFDKNGRISGAAIRTYLLERSRVCQISVPERNYHCFYLLCAAPPEDIEKYKLGSPKTFHYLNQSNCYELDGVNDAHEYLTTRRAMEIVGMNEEEQEAIFRVVAAILHLGNINFAKGKEIDSSVIKDEKSRFHLNTTAELLRCDAQSLEDALIKRVMVTPEEIITRTLDPENAIASRDALAKTLYSRLFDWLVEKINISIGQDPNSKSIIGVLDIYGFESFKCNSFEQFCINFTNEKLQQHFNQHVFKMEQEEYTKEEIDWSYIEFVDNQDVLDLIEKKPGGIIALLDEACMFPKSTHETFAQKLYQTFKNHQRFIKPKLSRTNFTISHYAGEVTYQADQFLDKNKDYVVAEHQALLTASKCSFVVGLFPPLPEESSKSSKFSSIGARFKLQLQSLMETLSATEPHYIRCVKPNNVLKPAIFENSNIIQQLRCGGVLEAIRISCAGYPTRRTFYEFLNRFGVLAPEVLEGNYDDKMACQMILDKKGLKGYQIGKAKVFLRAGQMAELDARRAEVLGNAARTIQRQIRTYIARKEFISLHKAAIQTQSHWRGKMARKQYQQLRREAAALKIQKNFRRYSARKSHQMVLSSAIKLQTGLRSMTARNEFRLRKKTKAAIIIQANWRCHQAYSYYKSLQKAAIVSQCGWRCRVARRELRMLKMAARETGALKEAKDKLEKRVEELTWRLQLEKRLRTDLEEAKARETAKLQEELHAMQVQVEEASSMIIKEREAARKAIEEAPPVIKETPVIIQDTQRVESLTAEVERLKALLQSETQIAEETKQAYAVEQAKNGELNRKLEDAEKKVDQLQDSVQRLEEKLTNLQSENQVMRQQALPISPKGKVLSARPKTTIIQRTPENGNVQNGEIRKPSDSIVTVPNSREATEVEEKPQKSLNEKQQENQDLLIKCISQDLGFSGGKPVSACLIYKCLLQWRSFEVERTNIFDRIIQTVGLALEVQDNNDVLAYWLSNSSTLLLLLQRTLKATGAANLTPQRRRSASTSLFGRMSQGFRASPQSAGFSFLSSRILGGLDELRQVEAKYPALLFKQQLTAFLEKIYGMIRDNLKKEISPLLGFCIQAPRTSRASLVKGRAQANAAAQQALIAHWQSIVKCVDNYLKIMRANHVPPFLVCKLFTQIFSFINVQLFNSLLLRRECCSFSNGEYLKAGLAELEQWCHDATEEFVGLAWDEMKHIRQAVGFLVIHQKPKKTLKEITNDLCPVLSIQQLYRISTMYWDDKYGTHSVSTDVISSMRIMMTEDSNNAVSSSFLLDDDSSIPFTVDDISKSMQHIEVPDIDPPPLIRENSGFTFLLQRSE
- the LOC126725004 gene encoding myosin-17-like isoform X2, whose product is MASLVNIVVGSHVWVEDPVLAWLDGEVTRINGQEVHVKTTNGKTVITSISKVFPKDTEAPPGGVDDMTKLSYLHEPGVLQNLVTRYELNEIYTYTGNILIAINPFQRLPHLYDTHMMEQYKGAALGELSPHVFAVADVAYRAMINEGKSNSILVSGESGAGKTETTKMLMRYLAHLGGRSGVEGRTVEQQVLESNPVLEAFGNAKTVRNNNSSRFGKFVEIQFDKNGRISGAAIRTYLLERSRVCQISVPERNYHCFYLLCAAPPEDIEKYKLGSPKTFHYLNQSNCYELDGVNDAHEYLTTRRAMEIVGMNEEEQEAIFRVVAAILHLGNINFAKGKEIDSSVIKDEKSRFHLNTTAELLRCDAQSLEDALIKRVMVTPEEIITRTLDPENAIASRDALAKTLYSRLFDWLVEKINISIGQDPNSKSIIGVLDIYGFESFKCNSFEQFCINFTNEKLQQHFNQHVFKMEQEEYTKEEIDWSYIEFVDNQDVLDLIEKKPGGIIALLDEACMFPKSTHETFAQKLYQTFKNHQRFIKPKLSRTNFTISHYAGEVTYQADQFLDKNKDYVVAEHQALLTASKCSFVVGLFPPLPEESSKSSKFSSIGARFKLQLQSLMETLSATEPHYIRCVKPNNVLKPAIFENSNIIQQLRCGGVLEAIRISCAGYPTRRTFYEFLNRFGVLAPEVLEGNYDDKMACQMILDKKGLKGYQIGKAKVFLRAGQMAELDARRAEVLGNAARTIQRQIRTYIARKEFISLHKAAIQTQSHWRGKMARKQYQQLRREAAALKIQKNFRRYSARKSHQMVLSSAIKLQTGLRSMTARNEFRLRKKTKAAIIIQANWRCHQAYSYYKSLQKAAIVSQCGWRCRVARRELRMLKMAARETGALKEAKDKLEKRVEELTWRLQLEKRLRTDLEEAKARETAKLQEELHAMQVQVEEASSMIIKEREAARKAIEEAPPVIKETPVIIQDTQRVESLTAEVERLKALLQSETQIAEETKQAYAVEQAKNGELNRKLEDAEKKVDQLQDSVQRLEEKLTNLQSENQVMRQQALPISPKGKVLSARPKTTIIQRTPENGNVQNGEIRKPSDSIVTVPNSREATEVEEKPQKSLNEKQQENQDLLIKCISQDLGFSGGKPVSACLIYKCLLQWRSFEVERTNIFDRIIQTVGLALEVQDNNDVLAYWLSNSSTLLLLLQRTLKATGAANLTPQRRRSASTSLFGRMSQGFRASPQSAGFSFLSSRILGGLDELRQVEAKYPALLFKQQLTAFLEKIYGMIRDNLKKEISPLLGFCIQAPRTSRASLVKGRAQANAAAQQALIAHWQSIVKCVDNYLKIMRANHVPPFLVCKLFTQIFSFINVQLFNSLLLRRECCSFSNGEYLKAGLAELEQWCHDATEEFVGLAWDEMKHIRQAVGFLVIHQKPKKTLKEITNDLCPVISSMRIMMTEDSNNAVSSSFLLDDDSSIPFTVDDISKSMQHIEVPDIDPPPLIRENSGFTFLLQRSE